In Leptolyngbya sp. O-77, the genomic window AGCGTTTCTCTCGGCGGGCGACCCTGCATCAGGTCGTAATAATCGCTCCAGGTATGCGGGTTGTCGGCATGACCCACGGGCAAAGGCGCGGCATCGGGCAAGTTAGCCATAGATTTTCAGCAAGCGGCGTGAACATCCTGGTTATAGCATTGCTGTTCGCGTTGCAGCGCTAGTCCTGAATGAGTCTGAGCAGGTCGTTGTCCCGATTCAGCCAGCGTTGCAGAAGTATGCGCTGGGACGGATCGCGAGTGACGCGGCGATAGCGATAGTCGATGCGGGCCTGGCAGAGCCGCTGGGCGAGATCGAGATGGGCTGCCTGGGCGATCGCCCGCTGGGTGACGGGGCCAAACACGCGATCTACCCGCAACCCCAGGAGATCTTGCAAAAACATTGTCGCGCCGCCCACGCCAAAGCTGACGGCTGTGTCGAAATGGGCGATCGCCAGTGGCCGCTGCATCATGCCGCATCGCGCTGGCTGCCAGTAGAGGCGTTCATAAATTTCGCGCACCTCGGCTTCAGAAATCCACTGCACGCTTTGCACCGGCAGCCCTTTGCCCTGGCGATAGGCGCGATAGGTGGCGGTGGTAATGCCGCAATTTGTCTCGCCGCCGCGATCGGCTGGATGGTTCACATAGCCGCCTTCCCACCGCAGCGTAAAGCGCAGCGCCTCCTGGAAAATTTGCGCTTCTGTTGGCGCTGTGGGCGCAAGCGACGGGGTTGGACGAGGGACAGCCTGGGGCGGCGGTTGCGAAATGGGCGCAGGCTGGGCGATCGACGTGGGACTGGGCGCAGGCGTTGGATTGGGTGCAGGCGTTGGCTTGGGTGCAGGTTGGGCGATCGGCGTGGGACTGGTCGCGGGACTGGGCGCAGGCGTTGGCGGGGTGTGAACCGTGGGCAGGCTGAGCAGCAGGCTGGCTGACTGGGGCGATAGCTCGTCGGGGACCAGCTTGTGCTTTTCGGTAAAGGCGCGGTACGCAACGTCGGTGGGGTGATTCCAGTCGCCTGTGGCCGCGCCGACTGTGTACCCAATCCGGTTTAGCGAAGCCTGCACCGACTGCACCAGCGCCCGATTGCTGCGAATCGAGCCAATGGCGTAGCTCATCGTGTTGGCGGCGATCGCCCGCAGCGTCAGTCCGTCCATCGTAACCGCCCTTCTAGGTCGTGTACTCAGCGTTGATCTTCACATAGTCATAGCTCAGGTCGCAGCCCCAGGCCATACCCACCCCAGGGCCGCTGCCAATGCTGACAGACACCAGCACCGTATCGGTTTTCAGGTATTCCCCAGCGGCGGCTTGCTTCATGTAGTTGCTGGCGGCGGGGCGGTCAAACGGCAGCGGCTGCCCGCGATCCATCAGCAAAAAGTCACCCAGCTTCACCTGAAGTTCGCCCTGGTCAAACGGCACCCCGGCCCGACCCGCAGCGGCAGCGATCCGGCCCCAGTTTGGGTCGCGCCCAAACACCGCCGACTTAAACAGGGACGACCCGGCGATTGTGCGGGCTACCTGGCGGGCGGCCGCGTCGTTGGGTGCGCCGCTGACTCGAATTTCCAGCAGGCAGGTTGCGCCTTCGCCATCGCGGGCGATCGCCTTGGCCATTCGCATACACACCTCCGTCAGCATGGCTTCCAGGCGATCGGCATTGGGGCCCGGCTCAGTGATGGCAGGGGTGCGGGATTCGCCGTTGGCCAGCGCCAGCAGCGTGTCGTTGGTGCTGGTGTCGCCGTCTACCGTGATTTGGTTAAAGCTCTTGTCGGCGGCGCGGCTCAGCATTTGCTGCCAGAGGTGGGGCGAAACGGTCGCGTCGCAGGTGACAAACGCCAGCATTGTCGCCATGTTGGGGTGGATCATGCCGGAGCCTTTGCAGATGCCCCCAATCCGCACCGGGCGACCGTCCAGCGTCGTTTCCAGCGCCACGCTCTTGGTCACGAGGTCGGTGGTGATAATGGCTTTGGCGGCGGCATCGGAGCCGTCGGGCGTGGCGGCGGCCACCAGGCTGGGAATGCCCGTCCGCAGTTGCTCCATGCGGATGCGCTGCCCAATCACGCCCGTCGAAGCCACCAGCACTTGCTCTGCCGGAATGTTCAGCGCCGCTGCCAAAAGTTGGGCGCTTTCCACCGCATCTTCCCAGCCCTGGGAACCCGTCGCCGCATTCGCCTGACCCGCATTGCACAAAATAGCCCGCGCTGTTGCTTTCGCCTCTAGCCGCTGACGGCAATAGTCCACGCAGGCCGCCTTCACCTGGCTGGTGGTAAACACCCCAGCGGCGATCGCCTCCACTTCCGAATAAATCAGCGCCAAATCCGGCGCACCCGACGGCTTTAGCCCAGCGGCAATGCCCGCCGCCCGATAGCCCTTCGGTGCCGTCACTCCACCCGGAATTTCGTGCCACTCAGCCATGTTTAACCCCTGCTTGATGCGGAAACAACTCAACAGATCAAAATCCACGGAGGATTGCAATCTACGGATCAAAGGCTAAAGGATAAATCAGAAACAGACTGTGTAGGCGCGATCGTTCATAAACGTATATGGAGATGGAGGATTCAATTGCGCTGGCGCTCTTTCCCTTTGGCAGAAGCATTCAAAAAATTGGGCGATCGCCGCTCTGCCCCTGACATTGGCATGGGGGGTGGATCAAAGGCGCAAGGCTGATTCTAAAATCGAGAAGCGAATCATCAACCTGCGCTTTTAAATTCCAGACCGACCGTGGCAGCCAACCCTTCTAAACCCGCAACCGCTTCTGCTCAAACCGCGCCAGCGCAGCGGGCCGCCGAGCTGCGAAACCTGCTGAACCAGGCCAGCTATGAATATTACGTGCTGGATGCGCCGCAGTTGCCCGATGCGGTGTATGACCAGCTTTATCGAGAGCTTCAGGATCTGGAAGCGGCTGATCCAGCGCTGATTTCGCCCGACAGCCCCACCCAGCGCGTGGGCGATCGCCCCTCCAGCCAATTCACCTCCGTCCGCCACAACATTCCGCTCTACAGCCTGGAGAATGCTTTTAACCTAGAAGAAGTTGCTACCTGGGACACCCGCTGGCGACGCTATTACGCCACCGTTGCCGATGAGCCGCCCACACCGCCCGACTCGGCCTATGTTTGCGAGCTAAAAATCGACGGCTCTGCCCTGGCGCTGACCTACGAAAACGGGCTGCTGGTGCGCGGGGCGACGCGGGGCGACGGCGTGACGGGGGAAGACATTACGCCCAACGTGCGGACGATTCGCTCGATTCCGCTGCGGCTGAAGGGCGAGAACCTGCCGCCTGTGGTGGAGGTGCGGGGCGAGGCGTTTTTGCCGCTGGACGTGTTTCAGCAGATTAACCAGGAGCGCGAGGAAGCGGGCGAGGCGCTGTTTGCCAATCCGCGCAACGCGGCGGCGGGAACCCTGCGCCAGTTGGATTCGCGAATTGTGGCACGGCGACGGCTCGACTTTTTTGCCTACACGCTGCATCTTGCGGGCGACGGCGATTTTCCCAAACCTGCATCCCAGTGGGAAGCGCTGGATCTGCTGCAAACGCTCGGCTTTCGGGTGAATCCGAACCGCAAGCTGTGCGAATCCTTGGCGGAGGTGCGCCAGTTTGCCGACCACTGGGAGCAGGCCCGGTTTGACCTGCCCTACCTCACCGATGGGCTGGTGATCAAGCTGAACGGGCTGGCGTTGCAGGAGCGGCTGGGCTTTACCCAAAAGTTTCCGCGCTGGGCGATCGCCCTCAAGTATCCCGCTGAGGAAGCGCCGACCGTGGTGCAGGGCATTTCGGTGCAGGTGGGGCGCACGGGCGCGGTGACTCCGGTGGCAGAGCTGGCCCCGGTGCAGCTTGCGGGAACCACCGTGGCGCGGGCCACCCTGCACAATGCTGATTTCATCGCGGCGCTGGATGTGCGCGTGGGCGACACGGTGATTGTGCGAAAGGCGGGCGAAATTATTCCCGAAGTGGTGCGCGTGCTGCCGGAACTACGACCCGCCGGGGCAGAGCCGTTTCAAATGCCAACCCATTGCCCGGTGTGTGGCCAGCCATTGGTGCGCCCGGAGGCGGAGGCCGTTACCCGCTGTGTCAATTCGTCCTGTCCGGCAATTGTGCGCGGGTCGCTGGTTCACTGGGCCTCGCGGCAGGCGCTCGATATCAACGGGCTAGGCGAGAAGTGGGTGCAGCAGTTGGGCGATCGCGGCTTGTTGAACAGCGTGGCCGACCTGTACGACCTGACGGCCGAGCAACTGATCGACATCGACCGGATGGGCAAAAAATCCGCCGAAAATCTAGTTAGGGCGATCGCCCAATCCAAGACTCAACCCTGGTGGCGCGTCCTATTTGGTCTGGGTATCCGGCACGTCGGCGCAGTCAACGCGCAAACGCTGGCCGAAGCCTTTCCAACCGTCGAAGCCCTAGCCGCCGCTGAAGAATCGGACATTGCTGCTGTCTACGGCATTGGCCCAGAAATCGCCCGGTCGGTTTATCAGTGGTTCCGCGTGCCTGCAAACCAGGCTCTGGTGGAGCGGCTGCGGGCGGCGGGGCTGACGCTGGCAGGCGAAACGCGCCCCACCCCCGACGGGCCCCAAACCCTCGCAGGCAAGACCTTCGTGCTGACAGGAACGCTGCCCACGCTGAAACGGGATGAGGCTGCTGAGTTGATTAAAGCGGCGGGCGGCAAGGTGACGAGTTCTGTGAGCAAAAAAACCGATTTCGTCGTCGTGGGTGAAGACGCAGGGTCTAAGTTGGAAAAGGCGATCGCCCTAAAAATCACCCAATTGTCGGAAGCAGATCTCCTCAATTTACTGTCAAATGCGGAGGAAGCGCCGACGTAAACCCGCCGCCCAACCTGACTCGATGCGTGTGCCGCCTGCTACGATTCCATCCATTCTTGCTGCTCCATGCCGCCTGCGCCGATGGACGGCGGGCATGACTGGTCGTGTGGGGGCGGGTCGGTGGGCAAACGGGCGATACTGCTCCGCAGAGCCAGCGCCAATGCCCACTCGCCGCCTCAGCATTCACACCCCCAGTAATCGCCGCCCCAAAATTTGGCGGCGGGCCCTGCTATCTGTCCTGTTTGCTGCGCCGCTGACCTTCATCGCCTCACCCCTCCGCGCAGCCGATCGCGTGCTGGTGTCGCTGGGGCCGTTTGAGCGGTCGATTTCGGTACAGGCGCTGCGGATTTATGCCGAAGAGGGGCGTTTTACTGAAAATTTGCGGGCTTATGCCAATTCCTACGCCACAGAAGCACAGCTCCAGCAGATCGAGCAACTCCTCAAGGCGCGGCTAGAGCTAAACCTGAGTCCTTGGGCGGTGTCGCAGTTTCTCTATTCTGACCAGGGCGATTTGCTGCTGCAACGACTGGGCGAAGTCGTCCGCACCGGGTCAAACCTGTCGGGTAAGCAGGCGCTTCGGTCGGCGCTGGTGCTGGCAGCGGCCGATGGCGAAAACGGGCTAACGCCGCTCAACGTGCTGGAACATTTTCCGGTGGACACGGTGCGAATTGACCTGACCCGCGCCTTTGCCATCATTTCCTCGATCGAGCAGTTGGTAAACCAGACCAAACAGGCCATCGATGCGATCGCCCTGATTTCCGAAGACAATGCCCGCCTGGAGCCAGTGGTTTCCACGTCCCAGATCAATCCGGTGCGTCCCGGCCGCTACACGGTTTCGCTTCAGACCCTCACGCAGGAACAGTTTCGCGGCTGTTTAAGTACCCCCGCCAGTCTGTATTCCCCTGCGGATCATAGCCTGGTTTATATAGGACGACGCTTTGGCAATCGCCCGCTGGAGGTCGATCTATACCTGCCTGTCGCAGATCGTCAAAATCAGCCGCCCAATGCGATGCCGCTGGTGGTCATCTCCCACGGGCTAGGCTCCAATCGTCTCACCTTCAGCTACATTGCTCAACATCTCGCGTCCTATGGCTTTGCGGTTGCGGTGCCAGAACACCCCGGCAGCAACACCAAACGCCTAGAAGACCTGATCGACGGGATTGTTCGCAACGAAACCGAACCCGCTGAATTTGTCCAGCGCCCCCAAGACATTACCTGTCTGCTCAACACGCTGGAGCGGGACCCCCGCTTCAAGAACTTGATCGATACCGATCAAGTGGGCGTGGTTGGACAGTCGCTCGGTGGCTACACAGCCTTTGCCATCGCGGGCACCCCGATTGATCTCAGTCGGCTAAACCAGGAATGCAAGCTCGATGAAACCCTGAACCTGTCGCTGCTGCTGCAATGTCGCCTGCAAAACTGGGTGCTGGATTCCAACAACCTGCGCGATCCCAGGGTAAAAGCCATTATCGCCATCAACACCCTGGGCAGCAGCCTGTTTGGGGAAGAAGGCTATGCGGCGCTGGATGTGCCCACGCTAATCGTTGCCAGCGGAGCCGATACGGTCACCCCTGCGCTGCCGGAGCAAATTACGCCCTTTACCTGGCTGACGACACCCCACCGCTATCTGCTGCTGCTGCAAAACGCGACCCACTTTTCCGCGATCGATGTCCCCGCAGAAGACAACGTAGCGGTTAACCTGCCGCCGGAAATCGTGGGTCCCGATCCGGCGATCGCCCATTACTATCTCCGCACCGTCAGCCTCGCCTTTTTCCAGACCTATCTGAATCAGGACGAGACCTACCGTCCTTTTCTCAGCGCCCGCTACATCGAGCAACTCCAGGATGATCAGCTACCCCTCAGCATTGTGGAGCGCTTCACCCCGGATCAACTCGCTCAGGCGAATGCTCGAAAACCCTAAGTAAAGCTTATCTCAGCTTAATTTGCAGCTTTGCAAACCAGTGATGCACTCACCCCGACTGCTGATGAATTGTGGCGAATGGCTTCCCGGAGTAAGGACACCACCATCCACAGACAGGTCGTCAGATGGCTACGATGCGCCCAGGGCACCGATTGACCTAGCCAAGCGTTCAAGGCATCGTAGAGGGGGGAGTTTTTTTCACAGCGTTCATGGTTTTGAGTGGTATCTAAGCTTAGTATGCTGACTCCCCTCTTCTTCCTCAAAGTCCTGAAACCACCTCGCAGCAGGGTATTCCGGTTCTTAGAGTCAATTTTTGTCAGTCAACCAGGTTTTATTGTTGCGGTACTATGAGAGAAGAAGTAAAGAAGTATGAATTCTCTACGCCCTTGATTTAGGAGTGCTTGATTTAAGCGCTAGGTCGTTCTGCTGGACTTTTACTTCTTATTGAAAATGATCTGTATGCTTGTTTTGCACACTTCTTTCTAGAGACAGTTGGTAAACCGCTATGGTGCTATTTGGGTTTGGTAAAAAGCTGGCGCTGCCGACTCCTGAAGAGGCTTTGCCGGGGCGATCGCAGCCAATGCAGATTCAAAATCGCCACTTCGTCAACGGCAACCCGCTTCAGCCGCCATTCCCCGACGGGATGGAACTGGCGCTGTTTGGGCTGGGCTGTTTTTGGGGCGCAGAGCGAAAGTTTTGGCAGCAGGAGGGCGTATACAGCACGTCCGTAGGCTACGCGGCGGGCATCACGCCCAACCCCACTTATCAGGAAGTGTGCAGCGGTCTGACAGGGCATAACGAAGTCGTGCGCGTCGTGTACAACCCGTCGGTGATTTCCTACGAAGACCTGCTCAAGGTGTTTTGGGAAAGCCACGACCCCACCCAGGGAATGCGCCAAGGGAATGACGTAGGCACGCAGTATCGCTCTGGAATTTACGTTTATTCTGAAGCCCAGCGGCAAGCCGCCGAAGCCTCCCTCCAGCGCTATCAGGCTGCTCTCAAAGCGGAAGGCTATGGCAGCATCACCACTGAAATTCTGGATGCGCCAGAGTTCTATTACGCGGAGGACTATCACCAGCAGTATCTTGCCAAAAATCCGGGGGGCTATTGCGGACTGGGCGGCACCAAGGTCTGCTACCCACCGACGACCGCCAGTGTATAGCTTGTGAGCCTTGCTGAGCCTGTCTTCTGAGGCGATCGCCCACACGCTCCATCCGCTACCATCCTGCGCTAAAGCGTCTCTCGCAGATGCAACTGTGACGGGCTGGTATGGTGGAGCGTGTCCGCGTTCAGGCAGGTGGCTATGTCTGCCTCGAACTCGCTTTGCAGAGGCGATCGCCCACGCTCTCATGCAGGAACTCGCAGCCTGTGAGGACTGCAACCGTGAAGGCAAGATGTACGGCGTTTTGCTCGTCAAAGCGCAAGCTAATGAACTGTATTTTCTCAAAGCGTTTTCTGGACTGCTCAATGGCAGCAGCACCAAAGAAGGATGGGTGCCGCCCATTCCGGGACGCGATCGCATTGCTGCATTAGAACTAGAAACGCTGAGTGCGCTGCAGGCGATTAAGCAGGAGCTTATCCAGCTAGAAACTCTATCGGTTCGCCAGGTTTATCATGCTGAAAAACTCAAGTTTGAAGATGAACTAAAGCAGCTTTCGGATCTGCACCAGAATCGAAAGCAAGCCCGCGAGCGCACTCGGCAGCAGTTGCGCCAGCGCCCGGAAGACGACCCGGAAGACGACACAGTGGCGATCGCACTTCAGGCGCTTAATCATCAAAGCCAGCAGGATGGCATCGAGCGCCGCAACTTGAAAGCAAAGTGGAATGCTATCCTCTTGCCTCTAGAGCGAGAAATTGACCAGGCAAATGCACGGATTGCAAAACTGAAACAGCAGCGCAAAAGTCTATCTCGACAACTCCAGGCAGAATTTTACGCCGCTCATCATCTCACCAACTTTGCGGGCGACTCTCAACCCCTGCAAGCGCTGATGCCGTCTGGTTTTTTGCCCACCGGGACGGGCGACTGCTGCGCCCCAAAGCTTCTGCATTATGCAGCAACCCACGGACTAACGCCGATCGCCCTAGCGGAGTTTTGGTGGGGGCCGTCGCCTGCGCGAGAGCATCGGGTGCAAGGACAGTTTTATGAAGCCTGTGCAGAGCGCTGTCAGCCGCTAATGGGGTTCTTGCTGTCGGGCTTGTCGGCTCAGGTCTTGCAGACCACTGCACCGGAACCGCTAGGGATTCTATACGAAGACCCGTGGCTGTTGGCTGTCAATAAGCCCAGCGGACTGCTGTCGGTGCCCGGTCGCTATGGACAAGATAGCGCGATCGCCCGACTCTCAACCCACTCACGGCTCTATTCCACGCATCGGCTCGA contains:
- a CDS encoding glycosyl hydrolase 108 family protein; protein product: MDGLTLRAIAANTMSYAIGSIRSNRALVQSVQASLNRIGYTVGAATGDWNHPTDVAYRAFTEKHKLVPDELSPQSASLLLSLPTVHTPPTPAPSPATSPTPIAQPAPKPTPAPNPTPAPSPTSIAQPAPISQPPPQAVPRPTPSLAPTAPTEAQIFQEALRFTLRWEGGYVNHPADRGGETNCGITTATYRAYRQGKGLPVQSVQWISEAEVREIYERLYWQPARCGMMQRPLAIAHFDTAVSFGVGGATMFLQDLLGLRVDRVFGPVTQRAIAQAAHLDLAQRLCQARIDYRYRRVTRDPSQRILLQRWLNRDNDLLRLIQD
- the argJ gene encoding bifunctional ornithine acetyltransferase/N-acetylglutamate synthase, yielding MAEWHEIPGGVTAPKGYRAAGIAAGLKPSGAPDLALIYSEVEAIAAGVFTTSQVKAACVDYCRQRLEAKATARAILCNAGQANAATGSQGWEDAVESAQLLAAALNIPAEQVLVASTGVIGQRIRMEQLRTGIPSLVAAATPDGSDAAAKAIITTDLVTKSVALETTLDGRPVRIGGICKGSGMIHPNMATMLAFVTCDATVSPHLWQQMLSRAADKSFNQITVDGDTSTNDTLLALANGESRTPAITEPGPNADRLEAMLTEVCMRMAKAIARDGEGATCLLEIRVSGAPNDAAARQVARTIAGSSLFKSAVFGRDPNWGRIAAAAGRAGVPFDQGELQVKLGDFLLMDRGQPLPFDRPAASNYMKQAAAGEYLKTDTVLVSVSIGSGPGVGMAWGCDLSYDYVKINAEYTT
- the ligA gene encoding NAD-dependent DNA ligase LigA — its product is MAANPSKPATASAQTAPAQRAAELRNLLNQASYEYYVLDAPQLPDAVYDQLYRELQDLEAADPALISPDSPTQRVGDRPSSQFTSVRHNIPLYSLENAFNLEEVATWDTRWRRYYATVADEPPTPPDSAYVCELKIDGSALALTYENGLLVRGATRGDGVTGEDITPNVRTIRSIPLRLKGENLPPVVEVRGEAFLPLDVFQQINQEREEAGEALFANPRNAAAGTLRQLDSRIVARRRLDFFAYTLHLAGDGDFPKPASQWEALDLLQTLGFRVNPNRKLCESLAEVRQFADHWEQARFDLPYLTDGLVIKLNGLALQERLGFTQKFPRWAIALKYPAEEAPTVVQGISVQVGRTGAVTPVAELAPVQLAGTTVARATLHNADFIAALDVRVGDTVIVRKAGEIIPEVVRVLPELRPAGAEPFQMPTHCPVCGQPLVRPEAEAVTRCVNSSCPAIVRGSLVHWASRQALDINGLGEKWVQQLGDRGLLNSVADLYDLTAEQLIDIDRMGKKSAENLVRAIAQSKTQPWWRVLFGLGIRHVGAVNAQTLAEAFPTVEALAAAEESDIAAVYGIGPEIARSVYQWFRVPANQALVERLRAAGLTLAGETRPTPDGPQTLAGKTFVLTGTLPTLKRDEAAELIKAAGGKVTSSVSKKTDFVVVGEDAGSKLEKAIALKITQLSEADLLNLLSNAEEAPT
- a CDS encoding alpha/beta hydrolase: MRRKRRRKPAAQPDSMRVPPATIPSILAAPCRLRRWTAGMTGRVGAGRWANGRYCSAEPAPMPTRRLSIHTPSNRRPKIWRRALLSVLFAAPLTFIASPLRAADRVLVSLGPFERSISVQALRIYAEEGRFTENLRAYANSYATEAQLQQIEQLLKARLELNLSPWAVSQFLYSDQGDLLLQRLGEVVRTGSNLSGKQALRSALVLAAADGENGLTPLNVLEHFPVDTVRIDLTRAFAIISSIEQLVNQTKQAIDAIALISEDNARLEPVVSTSQINPVRPGRYTVSLQTLTQEQFRGCLSTPASLYSPADHSLVYIGRRFGNRPLEVDLYLPVADRQNQPPNAMPLVVISHGLGSNRLTFSYIAQHLASYGFAVAVPEHPGSNTKRLEDLIDGIVRNETEPAEFVQRPQDITCLLNTLERDPRFKNLIDTDQVGVVGQSLGGYTAFAIAGTPIDLSRLNQECKLDETLNLSLLLQCRLQNWVLDSNNLRDPRVKAIIAINTLGSSLFGEEGYAALDVPTLIVASGADTVTPALPEQITPFTWLTTPHRYLLLLQNATHFSAIDVPAEDNVAVNLPPEIVGPDPAIAHYYLRTVSLAFFQTYLNQDETYRPFLSARYIEQLQDDQLPLSIVERFTPDQLAQANARKP
- the msrA gene encoding peptide-methionine (S)-S-oxide reductase MsrA, which translates into the protein MVLFGFGKKLALPTPEEALPGRSQPMQIQNRHFVNGNPLQPPFPDGMELALFGLGCFWGAERKFWQQEGVYSTSVGYAAGITPNPTYQEVCSGLTGHNEVVRVVYNPSVISYEDLLKVFWESHDPTQGMRQGNDVGTQYRSGIYVYSEAQRQAAEASLQRYQAALKAEGYGSITTEILDAPEFYYAEDYHQQYLAKNPGGYCGLGGTKVCYPPTTASV
- a CDS encoding pseudouridine synthase; amino-acid sequence: MLSLSSEAIAHTLHPLPSCAKASLADATVTGWYGGACPRSGRWLCLPRTRFAEAIAHALMQELAACEDCNREGKMYGVLLVKAQANELYFLKAFSGLLNGSSTKEGWVPPIPGRDRIAALELETLSALQAIKQELIQLETLSVRQVYHAEKLKFEDELKQLSDLHQNRKQARERTRQQLRQRPEDDPEDDTVAIALQALNHQSQQDGIERRNLKAKWNAILLPLEREIDQANARIAKLKQQRKSLSRQLQAEFYAAHHLTNFAGDSQPLQALMPSGFLPTGTGDCCAPKLLHYAATHGLTPIALAEFWWGPSPAREHRVQGQFYEACAERCQPLMGFLLSGLSAQVLQTTAPEPLGILYEDPWLLAVNKPSGLLSVPGRYGQDSAIARLSTHSRLYSTHRLDQDTSGVLLLAKDAETHRALHQQFQQRQVQKVYEALLSGCLASVPDEICLPLWGDPAERPRAAGRLAAGASPAKPKCACLDRSTVNSMGYGAVG